A stretch of Alkalicella caledoniensis DNA encodes these proteins:
- the pseC gene encoding UDP-4-amino-4,6-dideoxy-N-acetyl-beta-L-altrosamine transaminase has product MLPAILGGKPIRKNPLPYAKQFIDNDDCKAVTEVLMSDFLTTGPKAKEFEEVIADYVGSKFAISFSNGTAALHGACYAAGVKPGDEVITTPITFAASSNCALYMGATPVFADINSDTFNIDINEIAKKITNKTKAIIPVDFTGQAVDLDGIKDLVKGTDIVVIEDSAHALGTKYKGKPVGGLADMTEFSFHPVKTVTTGEGGIITTNSKEYYDKLVNFRSHYITRDPNQLENKDGGGWYYEQLDLGYNYRLTDFQAALGISQMKKLNWYISRRKEIVNKYNSTFADLDGVILQKNEAFSDTTNHLYVLKLDLPKLKASRREIFDALIAENIGVHVHYIPVYWHPYYQKLGYSKGLCPNAEELYNCMLTVPLFPAMKDEDVEDVINGFHKIINYYKR; this is encoded by the coding sequence ATGTTACCAGCAATATTAGGCGGAAAGCCTATAAGAAAAAACCCACTTCCATATGCAAAACAATTCATTGATAATGATGATTGTAAAGCAGTAACTGAGGTGCTTATGAGTGACTTTCTGACCACAGGTCCAAAAGCCAAAGAGTTTGAAGAGGTGATAGCTGATTATGTTGGTTCAAAGTTTGCAATCTCATTTTCCAATGGAACTGCAGCTTTACACGGAGCTTGTTATGCTGCAGGTGTTAAACCTGGAGACGAAGTAATAACAACCCCAATTACATTTGCAGCATCTTCTAACTGTGCATTATATATGGGAGCAACTCCTGTTTTTGCAGATATTAACAGCGACACATTTAATATCGACATTAATGAAATCGCTAAAAAAATCACAAATAAAACTAAAGCTATTATCCCTGTTGACTTTACAGGACAAGCTGTAGATTTAGATGGTATAAAAGATTTAGTAAAAGGTACAGACATAGTAGTAATTGAAGATTCTGCACATGCTCTTGGTACGAAATACAAAGGCAAACCAGTAGGTGGGTTAGCGGACATGACAGAATTTAGCTTCCATCCAGTTAAAACTGTGACCACTGGTGAAGGCGGCATCATTACTACTAACAGTAAAGAGTATTACGACAAATTAGTCAACTTTAGGTCTCACTATATAACTAGAGATCCCAACCAACTTGAAAATAAGGATGGTGGTGGCTGGTACTATGAACAACTTGACCTTGGATATAATTATAGACTTACAGATTTTCAGGCAGCGTTGGGCATTAGCCAAATGAAGAAACTGAACTGGTATATTTCAAGGCGTAAAGAAATTGTTAATAAGTATAATAGTACATTTGCAGATTTAGATGGTGTTATTTTGCAGAAAAATGAAGCATTTTCTGACACAACTAACCACTTATATGTTTTAAAGCTCGATTTACCCAAATTGAAAGCTAGTAGAAGAGAAATCTTTGATGCACTTATTGCAGAAAACATTGGAGTTCATGTCCATTATATTCCTGTTTACTGGCATCCTTATTATCAAAAACTTGGATACTCAAAAGGGTTATGTCCTAATGCCGAAGAATTGTATAATTGTATGCTTACCGTACCGTTATTTCCTGCAATGAAAGATGAAGATGTTGAAGATGTAATCAACGGCTTTCATAAAATTATTAATTACTATAAAAGGTAG
- a CDS encoding capsular polysaccharide biosynthesis protein CapF, with the protein MNILITGSKGFIGKNLISELKNRGDFDIFEYDKETDKKLLDYYTKECNFVFHLAGVNRPKSDEEFMEGNYGFTKELLDLLKKHSNKSPVLITSSIQANYNNPYGKSKRAGEELLKSFSKETGSQVFIYRLPNLFGKWSKPNYNTVVATYCYNIARGLEILVNNPETDLQLAYIDDVVEDFIKALSGSPSYYEGYCTIPVVHNVKLGTLAETIKSFKQSREDLTVANMENNFIKKLYSTYLSFLPKDQFIYNLKMNKDDRGSFTEFLRTPERGQVSVNITKSGITKGNHWHHSKNEKFLVVSGEALIKFRKVGEDEIVEYRVSDKLLQVVDIPTGYVHNITNIGDKDLVTVMWANESYNPDKPDTYHSEV; encoded by the coding sequence ATGAATATACTAATAACAGGTTCAAAGGGTTTCATAGGAAAGAACTTAATATCAGAGCTTAAAAATAGAGGCGACTTTGATATATTTGAGTACGACAAAGAAACTGATAAAAAACTTTTGGATTATTATACTAAAGAATGCAATTTTGTATTTCATTTAGCTGGAGTTAATAGACCTAAAAGTGATGAAGAGTTTATGGAAGGTAATTACGGATTTACTAAGGAACTTTTAGACCTATTAAAGAAACATAGCAATAAATCCCCTGTTTTAATTACTTCGTCCATTCAAGCAAACTATAATAACCCCTATGGTAAAAGTAAAAGAGCGGGGGAAGAATTATTAAAATCTTTCAGCAAAGAAACCGGATCTCAGGTATTTATCTATAGATTACCTAACCTCTTTGGGAAGTGGAGTAAGCCAAATTACAATACGGTAGTTGCAACATACTGTTACAACATCGCTAGAGGACTAGAAATTCTTGTTAATAATCCTGAAACAGACTTACAACTTGCGTATATTGACGATGTAGTAGAAGATTTTATAAAAGCGCTGAGTGGCAGCCCCTCGTATTATGAGGGATATTGTACAATCCCAGTAGTTCACAATGTAAAATTAGGAACTTTAGCGGAAACTATAAAAAGTTTTAAACAAAGCAGAGAAGATTTGACTGTAGCAAATATGGAAAATAACTTCATAAAAAAACTATATAGCACTTATTTAAGTTTTTTGCCTAAAGACCAATTTATTTACAACTTAAAAATGAACAAAGATGATAGAGGATCTTTTACAGAGTTTTTAAGAACTCCTGAGCGTGGACAAGTATCTGTTAATATAACTAAATCTGGTATTACAAAGGGCAATCATTGGCATCACTCAAAAAACGAAAAATTTCTTGTTGTTAGTGGAGAGGCTCTAATTAAGTTTAGAAAAGTTGGAGAAGATGAGATTGTCGAGTACAGAGTAAGTGATAAACTACTCCAGGTTGTAGATATTCCTACGGGATACGTCCACAACATAACAAACATTGGTGATAAAGACCTGGTAACAGTTATGTGGGCCAATGAGAGTTATAACCCTGATAAACCTGACACATATCATTCAGAAGTTTAA
- a CDS encoding polysaccharide biosynthesis protein — protein MFKDKTLLITGGTGSFGNAVMERFLMSEIKEIRIFSRDEKKQDDMRKLYKNDKLKFYLGDVRDLSSIKSAMYGVDYVFHAAALKQVPSCEFFPMEAVKTNVLGTDNVLTSAIESGVSKVICLSTDKAAYPINSMGISKAMMEKVFVAKSRNVDPNKTLICGTRYGNVMASRGSVIPLFIEQIKSGQPITITNTDMTRFLMSLNEAVELVVFAFTNAKAGDIMVQKSPSCTVEVLAKALKELFNADNDIKIIGTRHGEKLYETLLTKEEYIVAEDMGGFFRVPADTRDLNYDKYFVEGNVKLSEELEYNSHNTEILNIDEVKKKLMTLEYVRNEVKSFYGSREAAATAE, from the coding sequence ATGTTTAAAGATAAGACTTTACTAATTACAGGAGGAACTGGATCTTTCGGAAACGCAGTTATGGAACGATTTTTAATGTCGGAGATCAAGGAAATCAGAATATTTTCTAGAGATGAAAAAAAACAAGACGATATGAGGAAACTTTATAAAAATGATAAACTTAAATTTTATTTAGGTGATGTACGTGATTTGTCTAGCATCAAAAGCGCAATGTACGGTGTGGACTATGTTTTCCACGCAGCTGCTCTTAAACAGGTTCCGTCATGTGAGTTTTTCCCAATGGAAGCTGTTAAAACTAATGTACTAGGTACGGATAATGTCCTTACATCTGCAATTGAATCCGGTGTAAGTAAAGTTATATGTCTATCAACTGACAAAGCTGCCTACCCTATTAATTCTATGGGTATATCAAAAGCCATGATGGAAAAGGTTTTTGTTGCTAAATCAAGAAACGTAGACCCAAATAAAACACTTATATGCGGAACAAGATATGGGAATGTAATGGCCTCTAGAGGTTCTGTTATCCCATTATTTATTGAGCAAATTAAAAGTGGACAACCTATCACAATAACTAATACTGATATGACTAGATTCTTAATGAGCTTAAATGAAGCAGTCGAATTAGTAGTTTTTGCTTTTACTAATGCTAAAGCTGGAGATATAATGGTTCAAAAATCCCCTTCATGTACAGTTGAAGTTCTTGCTAAGGCTTTGAAAGAACTTTTCAACGCTGATAATGATATTAAAATTATTGGCACTCGTCATGGTGAAAAACTATATGAAACTCTACTTACTAAGGAAGAATATATAGTTGCCGAAGATATGGGAGGATTTTTTAGAGTTCCAGCAGATACTCGTGATTTAAATTACGACAAGTATTTTGTTGAAGGCAATGTAAAGCTTTCAGAGGAATTAGAATACAATTCACATAATACCGAAATTTTAAATATTGATGAAGTGAAAAAGAAATTGATGACTCTTGAGTATGTTAGAAATGAGGTAAAATCTTTTTACGGTTCTAGGGAAGCAGCGGCAACTGCTGAATAG
- a CDS encoding sugar phosphate nucleotidyltransferase has product MILAAGLGTRLRPLTDEVSKPMVQLGGRPCIEHTVRLLRKHGIKEIMINLYYKPELIMNHFGDGEHFGIKIHYSVEKELMGTAGGLKKVQQFFGDDPILIISGDALTDLNLTDFYDFHKKKGGLASLALKNVQDPREFGVVQISQDDRITQFQEKPKDVTPISTKANTGIYIFEPDIFSFIPSNTFYDFGKQVFPDLLMKGQSMFGYETQAYWCDIGNIDVYKDVQFDILAGIVKVDIPGKKFENCIWLGRNIDIDPDTKIIGPVFIGEKSVIEKGAKIYGPTVIGNNSFVGSNSVIKRSILLEGARVGNDALIADSILGNDQHVQARMICENRTIVNSSKKL; this is encoded by the coding sequence ATGATATTAGCAGCAGGGCTAGGAACAAGACTTAGGCCTCTAACTGACGAAGTATCAAAGCCAATGGTTCAACTTGGGGGAAGACCATGTATCGAGCATACAGTACGCTTGCTCAGGAAACATGGAATAAAAGAAATAATGATAAACCTTTACTATAAACCAGAGCTCATAATGAATCACTTTGGCGATGGAGAACATTTTGGTATAAAGATACACTATTCTGTTGAAAAAGAGTTGATGGGCACTGCTGGCGGTTTGAAGAAAGTACAGCAATTCTTTGGTGACGATCCTATACTTATAATTAGTGGAGATGCCCTAACTGATCTAAACTTAACTGATTTCTATGATTTCCATAAGAAAAAAGGTGGATTAGCTTCACTTGCATTAAAAAACGTGCAGGATCCAAGAGAATTCGGTGTTGTTCAAATAAGTCAAGATGATAGAATTACACAGTTCCAAGAAAAACCCAAAGATGTTACTCCAATCAGTACAAAGGCAAATACAGGAATATATATATTCGAACCTGATATTTTTTCATTTATCCCATCAAATACTTTTTATGATTTTGGCAAGCAAGTTTTCCCAGATTTACTAATGAAAGGGCAATCTATGTTTGGTTACGAGACACAAGCGTATTGGTGCGATATTGGAAATATAGATGTATATAAAGATGTGCAGTTTGACATTTTAGCAGGGATAGTTAAAGTAGACATACCTGGGAAAAAGTTTGAAAACTGTATATGGTTAGGAAGAAACATTGATATTGACCCTGATACAAAAATAATTGGTCCTGTGTTTATAGGAGAAAAAAGTGTAATTGAAAAAGGTGCAAAAATATACGGACCAACTGTTATTGGGAACAATTCTTTTGTTGGAAGCAACTCAGTTATTAAGCGCAGTATTTTGCTAGAAGGTGCTCGTGTTGGTAATGATGCATTGATAGCAGATAGCATATTAGGCAATGATCAACATGTTCAAGCACGTATGATCTGTGAGAATAGGACAATAGTAAACTCATCTAAAAAATTGTAA
- a CDS encoding SH3 domain-containing protein, with the protein MNKVIKALLTVIMVLVLSRNVIASTNLSANELLAQGQAMEGTNPYQASQIYEQGHHLYPNDARFLEGVNRSLRTIFSWSQGSHRGERYSEALGGYNFILRSNLISSEFKAEVEKFKGYAESGRRLFTPAQLLTQGQAMEGTNPYQASQIYEQGHYLYPNDVRFLEGVNRSLRIIFSWSQGSHRGERYSEALGGYNFILRSNLISSEFKAEVEKFKGYAESGKKIVTQAELLAQGQALESSNPYQASQIYEQGHYLYPNDARFLEGVNRSLRTIFSWSQGSHRGERYSEALGGYNFILRSNLISSEFKAEVEKFKGYAESGKKIVTQAELLAQGQAMESSNPYQASQIYEQGHYLYPNDARFLEGVNRSLRTIFSWSQGSHRGERYSEALGGYNFILRSNLISSGFRAEVEKFKGYAESGRRLFTPAQLLTQGQAMESSNPYQASQIYEQGHYLYPNDARFLERVNRSLRTIFSWSQGSHRGERYSEALGGYNFILRSNLISSEFKAEVEKFKGYAESGKKIFTPAQLLLQGQTAETNNLYLALDIYQEGYYLYPADIRFIESIRNTAQKLLEHSQRNHNQGNFYQAITGYERILELTNVPNNLILNAKNGLAEAKKGIIVVNDNIYILYTEYNITFENALNTQMTRGPQTDLYSNNWENAKREDVSYYMNPDNFTIKDFSNIGEDLNSITINTPVLRVRSGPSTEFSILGQVLLGETYDIIEQADGWYKINFSGGIGWVSGQYVIANSGTIPVEMFQFLDLSSRAGINSSDLNRILLNRGILHNKEHAFIQAATQFNVNEIYLVAHALLETGNGASTLANGVLVTQVDGQAVEPRIVYNMFGIGAHDSAPIRLGSEYAYKQGWFTPEQSILGGAQWISTNYINHSTYKQNTLYKMRWNPATPGVHQYATDIGWAIKQTLRVNMKALYDQCSEYTLRFDIPKYK; encoded by the coding sequence TTGAATAAGGTTATAAAAGCTCTTTTAACTGTCATAATGGTTTTAGTTTTAAGTAGAAATGTAATCGCAAGTACTAACCTTTCTGCAAATGAACTACTAGCACAAGGACAAGCTATGGAAGGTACCAATCCATACCAAGCAAGTCAGATCTATGAACAAGGCCACCATTTATACCCAAACGATGCAAGATTTCTTGAGGGAGTAAATAGGAGTTTGAGAACAATTTTCTCATGGAGCCAAGGTAGTCACAGGGGAGAACGGTATTCAGAAGCATTAGGTGGCTATAACTTTATACTGAGATCTAATCTAATTAGTTCAGAGTTTAAAGCAGAAGTAGAAAAGTTCAAAGGCTATGCTGAATCAGGAAGAAGACTGTTTACTCCAGCACAACTCCTTACACAAGGACAAGCTATGGAAGGTACCAATCCATACCAAGCAAGTCAAATCTATGAACAAGGTCACTATTTATACCCAAACGATGTAAGGTTTTTAGAGGGAGTAAATAGGAGCTTGAGAATAATTTTCTCATGGAGCCAAGGTAGTCACAGGGGAGAGCGGTATTCAGAAGCATTAGGTGGCTATAACTTTATACTGAGATCTAATCTAATTAGTTCAGAGTTTAAAGCAGAAGTAGAAAAGTTCAAAGGCTATGCTGAATCAGGGAAAAAAATAGTTACGCAAGCTGAACTACTAGCACAAGGACAAGCTCTGGAAAGTAGTAATCCATACCAAGCAAGTCAAATCTATGAACAAGGTCACTATTTATACCCAAACGATGCAAGATTTCTAGAGGGAGTAAATAGGAGCTTGAGAACAATTTTCTCATGGAGCCAAGGTAGTCACAGGGGAGAACGGTACTCAGAAGCATTAGGTGGTTATAACTTTATACTGAGATCTAATCTAATTAGTTCAGAATTTAAAGCAGAGGTAGAAAAGTTCAAAGGCTATGCTGAATCAGGGAAAAAAATAGTTACGCAAGCTGAACTACTAGCACAAGGACAAGCTATGGAAAGTAGCAATCCATACCAAGCAAGTCAAATCTATGAACAAGGTCACTATTTATACCCAAACGATGCAAGATTTCTAGAAGGAGTAAATAGGAGTTTGAGAACAATTTTCTCATGGAGCCAAGGTAGTCACAGGGGAGAGCGGTACTCAGAAGCATTAGGTGGCTATAACTTTATACTGAGATCTAATTTAATTAGTTCAGGGTTTAGAGCAGAGGTAGAAAAGTTTAAAGGCTACGCTGAATCAGGAAGAAGATTGTTTACTCCAGCACAACTCCTTACACAAGGGCAAGCTATGGAAAGTAGTAACCCATACCAAGCAAGTCAAATCTATGAACAAGGTCACTATTTATACCCAAACGATGCAAGATTTCTAGAGAGAGTAAATAGGAGCTTGAGAACAATTTTCTCATGGAGCCAAGGTAGTCACAGGGGAGAACGGTACTCAGAAGCATTAGGTGGTTATAACTTTATACTGAGATCTAATCTAATTAGTTCAGAATTTAAAGCAGAAGTAGAAAAGTTCAAAGGATACGCTGAATCAGGTAAAAAAATATTTACTCCAGCACAGCTACTATTACAGGGACAAACTGCAGAAACTAATAACCTATATTTAGCTCTTGATATATATCAAGAAGGTTACTATTTGTATCCTGCAGATATAAGATTTATTGAGAGTATACGTAATACCGCACAAAAGCTTTTAGAACATAGCCAACGAAATCATAATCAAGGCAACTTCTACCAAGCTATTACTGGTTATGAAAGGATATTAGAATTAACAAATGTTCCCAACAACTTGATACTTAACGCAAAAAATGGATTAGCTGAGGCGAAAAAAGGAATAATAGTTGTAAATGATAACATTTATATTTTGTACACTGAGTACAATATAACATTTGAAAATGCACTGAATACTCAAATGACACGAGGCCCTCAGACAGACCTTTATAGTAACAACTGGGAAAATGCCAAACGAGAAGATGTTTCCTATTACATGAACCCTGATAATTTTACCATAAAAGATTTTTCCAATATTGGTGAAGACCTAAATAGTATTACAATTAACACTCCAGTGTTAAGGGTGAGAAGCGGTCCTTCTACAGAATTTTCAATTTTAGGACAAGTCCTATTGGGAGAAACTTATGATATTATTGAACAAGCAGATGGATGGTATAAAATTAATTTTTCAGGTGGAATAGGCTGGGTATCAGGGCAATATGTAATTGCAAATTCGGGGACTATCCCTGTGGAAATGTTTCAATTTTTAGACCTTTCCAGTAGAGCTGGTATCAATTCTAGTGACTTAAACAGAATTCTTCTAAACAGAGGTATACTACACAATAAAGAGCATGCTTTTATTCAGGCTGCAACGCAGTTTAACGTCAATGAAATATACCTTGTAGCTCATGCCCTCCTTGAAACTGGTAATGGAGCATCGACACTTGCAAATGGTGTTTTAGTAACCCAAGTAGATGGACAAGCTGTAGAACCTAGAATAGTTTATAATATGTTTGGAATAGGTGCACATGATAGTGCTCCTATACGGTTAGGTTCAGAATATGCATATAAACAAGGGTGGTTCACCCCAGAGCAATCAATTTTGGGAGGAGCCCAATGGATATCTACTAATTATATTAATCATTCTACGTATAAACAAAATACTCTTTATAAAATGAGATGGAATCCTGCTACTCCTGGAGTTCATCAGTATGCTACAGATATAGGCTGGGCAATTAAACAGACACTAAGAGTTAACATGAAAGCACTATATGATCAATGCTCAGAATATACACTACGTTTTGATATTCCTAAATATAAGTAG
- a CDS encoding EpsG family protein, with product MYYLVFILGIALSFQNNKKRSWSFIFFGVILTFLAFFRYGVGPDYFAYDFLYSRINTSVIQEILFGLDHQEVGFRVLSSFFKAIGVPYQIYLATLSGVTLYYIFKLCYKYSKMPTLSLFIYYSFYYFVWSYSAVRQGVTITVGIYYLLETLESKKYVNFFLITLLLTSIHTSAIILLPLLFIVSLKLTFKKLITIVLMSIIMVYFPYGYVIEQLHWLPFLSRILPYIGRSQSYGLINFQSLARIFFLCITLSHYQLLSKENNISKKIIEIYILSLSIYFIFKFSEITAARLSIYGKVLDILIFPNIYYLYNKGKYPKILSLVLSKIKSPSNNKIVKEKILQITYICMLILLCSLVFLKEVESMSSYAGLITNSPYVPYTHIFNKNSYQFDNRYFLNMIEE from the coding sequence ATGTACTACCTAGTATTTATATTAGGAATCGCACTTTCATTTCAAAATAATAAAAAACGATCGTGGTCTTTTATTTTTTTTGGAGTTATCTTGACTTTTTTAGCTTTTTTTAGGTACGGGGTGGGGCCGGACTACTTTGCATATGACTTCCTTTATTCAAGAATCAATACTTCGGTTATACAAGAAATCTTATTTGGCCTTGACCATCAAGAAGTTGGTTTTAGAGTACTAAGCTCTTTTTTTAAGGCAATAGGTGTGCCTTATCAAATCTACTTAGCAACTCTATCCGGAGTAACGTTATATTATATTTTCAAACTATGCTATAAGTATAGTAAGATGCCGACATTATCCTTATTTATTTATTATAGTTTTTATTACTTTGTATGGTCCTATAGTGCAGTAAGGCAAGGTGTTACAATAACAGTCGGAATATACTACCTACTTGAAACCCTAGAAAGCAAGAAATATGTTAATTTTTTTCTAATAACACTACTTTTAACGTCAATCCATACTTCTGCAATTATTTTGTTACCTCTGTTATTTATAGTAAGCCTGAAATTAACCTTTAAGAAACTAATCACTATAGTTTTGATGAGTATTATCATGGTTTACTTCCCTTACGGGTATGTTATAGAACAGCTTCACTGGTTGCCATTTTTATCAAGAATTTTGCCTTATATTGGTAGGAGTCAGAGCTATGGATTAATAAACTTTCAGAGTTTGGCAAGGATATTTTTTCTTTGTATTACTCTATCCCACTATCAACTTCTTTCAAAGGAAAATAATATTTCAAAGAAAATTATAGAAATATATATCCTATCACTAAGCATATATTTTATCTTTAAATTTTCTGAAATAACTGCTGCTAGGCTTTCTATCTACGGTAAAGTTTTAGATATATTAATTTTTCCAAATATCTATTACCTTTACAATAAAGGCAAATACCCTAAAATTTTGAGCTTAGTTCTATCTAAGATCAAGAGTCCTAGTAATAATAAGATAGTGAAGGAAAAAATTCTACAAATTACTTATATTTGTATGCTTATCCTATTATGCAGTTTAGTATTCTTAAAAGAAGTAGAATCAATGTCAAGTTATGCAGGATTGATTACTAATTCACCCTACGTTCCTTACACACATATATTCAATAAAAACTCTTATCAGTTTGATAATAGATACTTTCTTAATATGATTGAAGAATGA
- a CDS encoding glycosyltransferase, with product MRVLQINSVCGVGSTGRIATDIHSILLDQGSESHVAYGRGLANNCNQSIKIGSKIDNYFHVLSTRLFDIHGFSSTFATKKLIKEIVKLDPDIIHLHNIHGYYLNIDVLFQYLRVCKKPIIWTLHDCWSFTGHCAYFDFVDCDKWKTKCYNCPQKAEYPKSIIVDRSKKNFDNKKDIFTGVENLTLVTPSKWLSLLVKESYLKDYSVEVINNGIDLDTFKPTSNKFKDDPRVRDKFIILGVASIWEKRKGFDYFLQLSKRLSSEEVIVLVGLNENQMKDLPENVIGITRTNNINDLADLYSSSDIFFNPTLEDNFPTTNLESLACGTPVITFKTGGSVESIDEETGFIIEKGGLDELLKKIEIIKESDQNSYVLKCRNRAVNLYNKNEKFIEYIQLYNKKLK from the coding sequence ATGAGAGTTTTGCAGATTAATTCAGTTTGTGGCGTAGGAAGCACAGGTAGGATAGCAACAGATATCCATAGTATTTTGTTAGATCAAGGAAGTGAGAGTCATGTCGCTTATGGTAGGGGTTTAGCAAATAATTGTAATCAAAGTATTAAAATAGGTTCAAAAATCGATAATTATTTTCATGTTCTCTCAACAAGGCTTTTTGATATTCATGGCTTTAGCTCAACCTTTGCAACTAAGAAACTAATCAAGGAAATTGTAAAATTGGATCCTGATATTATTCACTTGCATAATATTCACGGATATTATTTAAACATAGACGTACTCTTTCAATATCTTAGAGTGTGTAAAAAGCCAATCATTTGGACTTTACATGACTGTTGGAGCTTTACTGGTCACTGCGCATATTTTGACTTTGTTGATTGTGATAAATGGAAAACAAAATGTTACAATTGTCCTCAGAAGGCAGAGTATCCAAAAAGTATTATTGTAGATAGAAGTAAAAAGAACTTTGATAATAAAAAGGATATATTTACTGGAGTTGAAAATCTTACATTAGTTACACCATCAAAATGGTTATCTCTCTTAGTAAAAGAGTCCTACTTGAAAGATTACTCTGTGGAAGTTATAAATAACGGTATAGATTTAGATACTTTTAAGCCTACAAGTAATAAGTTTAAGGATGACCCTAGAGTTAGAGATAAGTTTATAATTTTAGGGGTTGCTAGCATATGGGAAAAAAGAAAAGGGTTTGACTATTTTTTACAATTATCTAAGCGACTGTCTTCTGAAGAAGTAATCGTTTTAGTAGGATTAAATGAAAATCAAATGAAGGATTTACCTGAAAATGTTATAGGTATCACAAGAACAAATAATATTAACGATCTTGCAGATTTATATTCATCATCAGACATTTTCTTTAATCCAACTTTAGAAGATAATTTTCCAACAACAAATCTAGAGTCATTAGCCTGTGGGACACCAGTTATAACCTTTAAGACAGGCGGTAGCGTTGAAAGTATTGACGAGGAAACCGGTTTCATTATTGAAAAGGGTGGTCTGGACGAACTATTAAAAAAAATAGAAATAATAAAGGAATCGGATCAAAACTCATATGTTTTGAAATGTAGGAACCGTGCTGTAAATCTCTATAATAAGAATGAAAAATTCATAGAATATATACAACTATATAATAAAAAACTGAAATAA
- the wecB gene encoding non-hydrolyzing UDP-N-acetylglucosamine 2-epimerase yields the protein MKKLKVMTVVGTRPEIIRLSSVINALENSKAVEHTLVHTGQNYDYELNEVFFNDFHLRKPDYFLDAAHGTAVETIGNILIKMDDVLEKVKPEALLVLGDTNSCLSAIAAKKRHIPIFHMEAGNRCFDQRVPEETNRKIVDHISDVNLTYSDIAREYLLREGVPADRVIKTGSPMFEVITSRTEDINKSDILERLNLVKGQYFVVSAHREENINSETNFMNLVDTLNSITEKYQLPIIVSTHPRTRKMIDSKNIKFNSLITLMKPLGFNDYVKLQSKSKAVLSDSGTISEESSILGFNALNIREAHERPEAMEEASVMMVGLGKERILQGLEILETQQDKTLRIVSDYTMPNVSEKVLRIILSYTNYVNRVVWGK from the coding sequence ATGAAAAAACTTAAAGTAATGACAGTAGTAGGTACACGACCTGAAATTATCAGATTATCATCTGTAATAAATGCTTTAGAAAATTCAAAGGCTGTTGAACATACTTTAGTTCACACTGGTCAAAATTACGACTACGAGTTAAATGAAGTTTTTTTTAATGACTTTCATTTAAGAAAACCTGATTATTTTTTAGACGCAGCTCACGGGACAGCTGTTGAAACAATTGGAAACATCTTAATTAAAATGGATGATGTGCTAGAAAAGGTTAAACCTGAAGCACTACTGGTACTTGGGGACACAAATAGTTGCCTTTCGGCTATAGCTGCCAAAAAGAGACACATTCCTATTTTTCATATGGAAGCTGGAAACAGGTGCTTCGATCAAAGAGTTCCAGAGGAAACAAATAGAAAGATTGTGGATCACATATCTGACGTAAACTTAACATATAGCGATATTGCAAGAGAATATCTACTGCGTGAGGGTGTCCCTGCAGATAGAGTTATAAAAACAGGAAGCCCTATGTTTGAGGTTATAACATCTAGAACAGAAGACATAAACAAGTCTGATATTTTAGAGAGGCTTAATCTAGTTAAAGGTCAATATTTTGTTGTATCTGCTCATAGAGAAGAAAATATAAACTCAGAAACTAACTTTATGAACCTAGTTGACACTCTAAACTCTATAACAGAAAAATATCAATTACCTATAATAGTTAGTACACACCCTAGGACTAGAAAAATGATTGACTCTAAAAATATTAAATTTAATTCTTTGATTACACTAATGAAACCCTTAGGTTTTAATGATTATGTTAAATTACAATCTAAATCTAAAGCAGTCCTAAGTGACAGTGGAACGATAAGTGAAGAATCATCAATACTAGGTTTTAATGCTCTAAACATTAGAGAAGCTCATGAAAGACCTGAAGCTATGGAAGAAGCTTCAGTCATGATGGTTGGTCTTGGTAAAGAAAGAATACTTCAAGGTTTAGAGATCCTTGAAACTCAGCAAGACAAAACTTTAAGAATAGTAAGTGACTATACAATGCCTAATGTCTCAGAAAAAGTCTTAAGAATTATTTTATCATATACAAACTATGTAAATAGAGTTGTTTGGGGTAAATAA